The genomic window AAATGCGGCCGGGGTGGCATCGGTTAAACCACAGGTTACCACTACACCTGTGGAAAGTCCTTTGTTATTAGCTAAATCAGTTAGCGACTGCAGGGCATTTCCTTGGGTATCGACCCCGATGGAATGATAATTTGTTTTTTGCCCTGTTGCCATGGCCGTACCGGAGGCTCCCGAATCTGTTATTAACTTATTGGCACTGTAGGTCTTCGACAATCCGGTATGTGTGGCATTATCAAGAATATTCAGTTTGCCTTTGTTGGCGACATAAGCCGTTGAAAGCTGTGTTAGCCCCATACCGTCGCCAATCATCAATATCACGTTCTTCACTTTTTTGCCCTTTACCGGTTCCACCTGAACTATTTTATGATTGGAATGGCCCGTATAGCTCGATCGTAAACCATTCTCGGTCTGGACCATCTGGGCAAACGATTCAACAGTAAAAAAGAAGCTGAGGAACAAAAGGTACGTTGAAATATATTTCATAATAGCATGTTGAAGATAAGTAGTTAGTTGCATATTCTTTTAAATTGATATTTTGGCCTAGTAGGTAGGTTTATGCAGGTTAATTAAAAGAGCTTGTCTTAAAAGTGTTTTATTTAACATTTAACTTACAAGTTGTAAGTGAGGTCACCTCACGATCCCCATCTCACCGCCTCTGGCGGCGTACTTCCCCTTGTTCTCAGGAACAAAGGGAAGAGCCATTTACATGGTACTTGCAATTTTGGTTAGAAAAAAACAAGCTGCCTGCCACCACCTGACCCGAACTCGTTTCGGAAGGCAGTTAGCGTTCTTAAAAGAGAATTTGTGCCTTTTCTTGCATTATCTACTTAATAAAGAGCACTTCCGGACTTATTCTTTCATACGCTTTGTTTCCGGGAAGTATCCAGCTCCAAGTCAGCGACTGACCTTCGTAGTCTTCAAAATACAGGAGCTTGTAGGCATGGAATCCCTTTTTTAGCGCTACTTGTCCGGTAGCGGTAATTGCACCGTGCGACATATCGTTATCCACTACCAACTGATCGTTAATAAAAAGCACACTTCCATCGTCGCTGGTCGTTGCAAAGGAATACACGCCATCGTGCGGTACTTTAATGTAACCCGAAAAAGCTATTCCAAAGTGATCCGGTATTTCGGCTATGCTCAGCGTGGGTTCCGGACAAATACCGGTTTTTTTAAGCCTGCCTGTTTTAAACATATCCGCTGTTTCCGAGAAATGTCCTTCGTAATAAGCGTAAGCCACCCCATTTTTATGCAGGTGCACTTTTTTAGCATCCTGTGGGACTGCTTTTGTAGCCGTGTAATTTGAAATGGAACTGGCCTCATACCCCGTTTTAAACGCCCTTAAGCGGATATCTGTTGTTTTATCTACACCAAACGGTTCGGTATATAAGGCGGATGCTTCGGTTGGTTCGCTACCATCGGTAGTATACCTGATCTCGGCTCCGGGCGTGGCACTTCCACAGACAATATCCACTTTGTTTTCAAAAAACGATATCTCGCTCGAAACGTAGGGAATGGACACCTCTTTTTTTGTGCTCATGGAGAACGGGGCAGTGTTAGTTCTACGAACCATATCCTCATCTGAACCCAGAATAAATTGGAGTTGACCACCGCCCATCACTTGATTGTATGTGATAAAACTATTACCGAGCGACTCACCGTTTAAAAGCACATCCTCAATATAGATATTCTCGGAAGGGTTGTTGGCCGTAATCTCCAGCTGATTGCCATTGGCCAGTTTTACTGTTGCTTTGGGGAACAGGGGGCTGGTTAAAACAAACTGTCCGCTCCCGGGACAAACAGGATAAAATCCCATACTGCTCATGATATACCAGGCCGACATTTGTCCGCAATCCTCGTTTCCAATAATGCCATCGGGCTGGTCGCTGTACATTTCGTTTAGCAAGCGCCTAACCAACTGTTGCGTTTTATGTGCCTCTCCCACATAGGAGTATAGGTAGGCGATATGATGGCTCGGCTCATTTCCATGTGCATATTGCCCCAGCAGGCCGGTAATATCAACTAACTCGCCTTCCACTTTTCTATTGGTATAAAACAAGGAATCAAGCCCTTTTATAAACTCGTCCTGGCCGCCAAACAGATTGATCATCCCGTTTACGTCATGTGGCACTGCAAAACGATATTGCCAGGCCGTAGCCTCGGTATAAGCCCGGCCTACTTCATATGGATTAAAATTAGGTTCCCATGAACCGTCCATACGGCGAGGCCTGAAAAACTGGCTGTCGCCATCAAAAACATTTTTATACAAGGAGGCTCTTGGGGCAAACTCCTTATAAACCGCCTCATCGCCAAGTGCTTTGGCCATTTGGGCTATGCACCAATCGTCGTACGCATTCTCCAACAGGCGCGACACCGATTCCTTTTTAGAGTCGGAAGGGATAAAACCCAAATTGATGTATGGACTGGTACCCTTACTATTTTTATGCGCAGATGCTACCATGGCCTCCAAGGCCTTTTGGGCATCAAAGTCGCGAATATTATTGTTATAGGCATCCCAAATAACCGAAACCGAATGATAACCGATCATGGTTCCCGTTTCGCCCGGTGCCAATGACCAGATAGGTAATTCGCCAGTTTGATCGTAGAAGTTGAGCATCGAATTAATCATATCGTTGACCAGGGGCGTATCTGTAATGGTCATCAAGGGGTTCCATGCCCTGTAGGTATCCCATAACGAAAAAGTAGAATAAACAGGCCTATCCTTACTGTTGTATACTTTCAAATCGGCTCCCCTATAATCGCCATTTACATCGCTAATAACATTTGGTGCCATCATAGTGTGGTACACCGCCGTGTAAAAAGTAGTTCTTTCGGCATCGGATGCACCTTCAATTGTATAGGTGGATAAGGCCTCCTCCCACTCTTGTTGTGTCCTGTCCTTTATCTGATCAAAAGTCAGGTCGGCCACTTCGCTCTCCAGGTTAAGACGTGCATTATGGATGCTTACCAGGGAAATCCCCACCTTGACCTCTACAGGTTGACCATTGGTGTTGGAAAAATAGGCCACCGCCTGCAAACTATCGCCGCTAATGCTTTTGCTATCGGGCACAAGCGAACGCGATGAAATAAGATCCGTATTATCAAAGGGTTGAGAGAACTGTGCCACAAAATACACCTGCTGATTATCCACCCATCCTTTGGTGGAGCGCATCCCGGTAATTTCAGAGTTATTGCTCACATTAAGCTCGGCCTTATGTATCTTTTCATTGTCGAGCAGATGGGCCATATCGATAACGATTTTACCTTCTTTCTCGGGAAAATGATATCGGTGGATACCTGCACGGGAAGTAGCCGTGAGTTCAACAAGTATATCCTTGTCAGTCTTTACCCGGTAATAGCCGGGCTCGGCATATTCGTTTTTATGCGAAAAATTCAAGGGTTTAAAAATATACCCATCACCCCCCAAATTAATTTCGCCCGTGGTGGGATGAAACAACACATCGCCCAAATCGATACAGCCCGTGCCGCTCAAATGGGTATGCGAAAACCCGATTATGGTTGAATCGCTGTAATGATAACCCGAACAGGCATCCCAATTCCCCCTGCGCGTATCGGGGCTAAGCTGCACACCGCCAAAAGGGGTGGTGGCCCCGGGGTAGGTGTGCCCGTGAAAATCGGTGCCGATAAAAGGGTTCACATTTTTTATAAGCGGCTTCTCGGCACAACTCCAGCTTATAAATAGTATAAAGGCCAACAAGGGCAATTTATTTATCATGATAATATTTTAAGATTAAACTACTTGCTTTAGCCCAAATAATTGGCTGCGCCTAACATTTTTTCACAAATTATTTCTACCTCCGGTAGCGACTACGTTTCATTAAAACTTTTTTCAAAAGTTTAACTTCAACTATGTCGGGGCTCTGAACTTTACTCATGTTTTGAAAAATTTACGAATAGCTCAGGTTAACAAATGCTTTTTTTCCTTATGTATTTTAATGATCAACTCTCCAAAAAGCGTATTTACCCAGGCAAACCAACTTCTGGTAAAATTGGCCGGATCGTCAATATGAAATGTTTCGTGCATAAAGCCGGTTCCGGCATGGGTGTTCTTCAGCCACTTTAAGCATTGCACTATTTCTGCATCATCGTTTGATGTCAGGGCACGCATAATAATGCTCATGGGCCAAATCATTTCAACGCCCACATGAGGCCCACCTATC from Saccharicrinis carchari includes these protein-coding regions:
- a CDS encoding GH92 family glycosyl hydrolase produces the protein MINKLPLLAFILFISWSCAEKPLIKNVNPFIGTDFHGHTYPGATTPFGGVQLSPDTRRGNWDACSGYHYSDSTIIGFSHTHLSGTGCIDLGDVLFHPTTGEINLGGDGYIFKPLNFSHKNEYAEPGYYRVKTDKDILVELTATSRAGIHRYHFPEKEGKIVIDMAHLLDNEKIHKAELNVSNNSEITGMRSTKGWVDNQQVYFVAQFSQPFDNTDLISSRSLVPDSKSISGDSLQAVAYFSNTNGQPVEVKVGISLVSIHNARLNLESEVADLTFDQIKDRTQQEWEEALSTYTIEGASDAERTTFYTAVYHTMMAPNVISDVNGDYRGADLKVYNSKDRPVYSTFSLWDTYRAWNPLMTITDTPLVNDMINSMLNFYDQTGELPIWSLAPGETGTMIGYHSVSVIWDAYNNNIRDFDAQKALEAMVASAHKNSKGTSPYINLGFIPSDSKKESVSRLLENAYDDWCIAQMAKALGDEAVYKEFAPRASLYKNVFDGDSQFFRPRRMDGSWEPNFNPYEVGRAYTEATAWQYRFAVPHDVNGMINLFGGQDEFIKGLDSLFYTNRKVEGELVDITGLLGQYAHGNEPSHHIAYLYSYVGEAHKTQQLVRRLLNEMYSDQPDGIIGNEDCGQMSAWYIMSSMGFYPVCPGSGQFVLTSPLFPKATVKLANGNQLEITANNPSENIYIEDVLLNGESLGNSFITYNQVMGGGQLQFILGSDEDMVRRTNTAPFSMSTKKEVSIPYVSSEISFFENKVDIVCGSATPGAEIRYTTDGSEPTEASALYTEPFGVDKTTDIRLRAFKTGYEASSISNYTATKAVPQDAKKVHLHKNGVAYAYYEGHFSETADMFKTGRLKKTGICPEPTLSIAEIPDHFGIAFSGYIKVPHDGVYSFATTSDDGSVLFINDQLVVDNDMSHGAITATGQVALKKGFHAYKLLYFEDYEGQSLTWSWILPGNKAYERISPEVLFIK